The following are from one region of the Odontesthes bonariensis isolate fOdoBon6 chromosome 16, fOdoBon6.hap1, whole genome shotgun sequence genome:
- the ammecr1 gene encoding nuclear protein AMMECR1 isoform X1 codes for MGRKRCVGADCSKMAAGCCGVKKQKLSGSPGSGGPGGVGAGSGVAGTGHCGSELGIGSSATIAATANVSRANGLGGPGVNVSGSSSSSGSSGGTNALSPAPAGYTTSGLSPNLSPGPGSGSGGRKMVVSAEMCCFCFDVLYCHLYGYQPPRTPRFTNDPYPLFVTWKIGRDKRLRGCIGTFSAMNLHSGLREYTLTSALKDSRFPPMTRDELPRLFCSVSLLTNFEDVGDYLDWEVGVHGIRIEFFNEKGSKRTATYLPEVAKEQGWDHIQTIDSLLRKGGYKAPITNDFRKTIKLTRYRSEKMTMGYAEYIAHRQHHHYQNGIGHPLPPYNHYS; via the exons ATGGGTCGGAAGCGGTGTGTCGGTGCAGATtgttccaagatggcggccgggTGCTGCGGGGTGAAGAAGCAGAAACTGTCGGGATCGCCCGGATCGGGGGGTCCCGGCGGGGTGGGGGCGGGAAGCGGGGTGGCAGGAACCGGACATTGTGGCTCGGAGTTGGGGATTGGCTCCTCCGCCACTATTGCAGCAACGGCGAACGTGAGCAGAGCCAACGGCCTGGGGGGACCCGGGGTTAACGTTAGCGGCAGCAGTAGTAGTAGTGGTAGCAGCGGCGGCACAAACGCTCTGTCCCCAGCCCCGGCCGGTTACACTACATCCGGCCTCTCCCCGAATCTCAGCCCGGGACCAGGTTCGGGAAGTGGTGGCAGAAAAATGGTTGTCTCAGCGGAGATGTGCTGCTTCTGTTTTGACGTGCTTTATTGCCATCTGTACGGATACCAACCTCCGAGAACACCCAGGTTTACAAATGATCCCTA tCCGCTGTTTGTCACATGGAAAATAGGCAGAGACAAGCGGTTGCGGGGTTGTATAGGTACATTTTCTGCCATGAATCTGCACTCAGGACTCAGGGAGTACACCCTTACCAG TGCCCTTAAAGACAGCCGCTTCCCCCCAATGACAAGGGATGAGCTGCCTCGCCTCTTCTGCTCAGTGTCTCTTCTCACCAACTTTGAAGACGTCGGTGATTACCTTGACTGGGAG GTGGGTGTTCACGGTATAAGGATAgagtttttcaatgaaaaaggaTCAAAACGCACCGCCACCTACCTGCCAGAGGTTGCAAAGGAGCAAG gTTGGGACCACATTCAAACCATAGATTCCTTACTACGAAAGGGAGGTTACAAAGCTCCCATCACAAATGACTTCAGGAAGACCATTAAGTTAACCAG GTACCGTAGCGAGAAGATGACGATGGGTTATGCAGAGTACATCGCCCACCGCCAGCACCATCACTACCAGAATGGCATTGGGCACCCTCTACCACCCTACAACCATTATTCCTGA
- the ammecr1 gene encoding nuclear protein AMMECR1 isoform X2: protein MGRKRCVGADCSKMAAGCCGVKKQKLSGSPGSGGPGGVGAGSGVAGTGHCGSELGIGSSATIAATANVSRANGLGGPGVNVSGSSSSSGSSGGTNALSPAPAGYTTSGLSPNLSPGPGSGSGGRKMVVSAEMCCFCFDVLYCHLYGYQPPRTPRFTNDPYPLFVTWKIGRDKRLRGCIGTFSAMNLHSGLREYTLTSALKDSRFPPMTRDELPRLFCSVSLLTNFEDVGDYLDWEVGVHGIRIEFFNEKGSKRTATYLPEVAKEQGWDHIQTIDSLLRKGGYKAPITNDFRKTIKLTSERSFICS, encoded by the exons ATGGGTCGGAAGCGGTGTGTCGGTGCAGATtgttccaagatggcggccgggTGCTGCGGGGTGAAGAAGCAGAAACTGTCGGGATCGCCCGGATCGGGGGGTCCCGGCGGGGTGGGGGCGGGAAGCGGGGTGGCAGGAACCGGACATTGTGGCTCGGAGTTGGGGATTGGCTCCTCCGCCACTATTGCAGCAACGGCGAACGTGAGCAGAGCCAACGGCCTGGGGGGACCCGGGGTTAACGTTAGCGGCAGCAGTAGTAGTAGTGGTAGCAGCGGCGGCACAAACGCTCTGTCCCCAGCCCCGGCCGGTTACACTACATCCGGCCTCTCCCCGAATCTCAGCCCGGGACCAGGTTCGGGAAGTGGTGGCAGAAAAATGGTTGTCTCAGCGGAGATGTGCTGCTTCTGTTTTGACGTGCTTTATTGCCATCTGTACGGATACCAACCTCCGAGAACACCCAGGTTTACAAATGATCCCTA tCCGCTGTTTGTCACATGGAAAATAGGCAGAGACAAGCGGTTGCGGGGTTGTATAGGTACATTTTCTGCCATGAATCTGCACTCAGGACTCAGGGAGTACACCCTTACCAG TGCCCTTAAAGACAGCCGCTTCCCCCCAATGACAAGGGATGAGCTGCCTCGCCTCTTCTGCTCAGTGTCTCTTCTCACCAACTTTGAAGACGTCGGTGATTACCTTGACTGGGAG GTGGGTGTTCACGGTATAAGGATAgagtttttcaatgaaaaaggaTCAAAACGCACCGCCACCTACCTGCCAGAGGTTGCAAAGGAGCAAG gTTGGGACCACATTCAAACCATAGATTCCTTACTACGAAAGGGAGGTTACAAAGCTCCCATCACAAATGACTTCAGGAAGACCATTAAGTTAACCAG CGAACGCAGCTTCATCTGTAGTTGA